The proteins below come from a single Leptospirillum ferriphilum genomic window:
- a CDS encoding exosortase C-terminal domain/associated protein EpsI — MSPRLRNMLLSSALMLAGLVLVGRLDSEGAIPSHLPLASFPDRVGEWTGVRLPLDQKTRALLNADGYASVLYTDRPGDPGLLFFSVYYAQQTAEKNIHSPANCLPSSGWAILSHKVVSLPLNGRGLPPVDVNYNVIQKGLEKQLVLYWYQERGHIFANEYRGRVYLIEDALLLHRTDGALVRVSMPVTHSVEETFKKEARFLENLSPLLGRYIPGSSRPVEVAARSGQVNLAGGDHP; from the coding sequence ATGTCGCCTAGACTCCGCAACATGCTTCTGTCGTCGGCGCTGATGCTCGCAGGACTTGTCCTCGTCGGCAGGCTGGACTCCGAAGGGGCGATTCCGTCCCATCTCCCCCTGGCTTCATTCCCCGACCGGGTTGGAGAATGGACGGGTGTCCGTCTGCCCCTGGACCAGAAAACCCGCGCTCTCCTGAATGCCGACGGCTATGCCTCCGTCCTGTATACCGACCGTCCGGGCGACCCCGGCCTTCTGTTTTTCAGCGTCTACTACGCCCAACAGACCGCGGAAAAAAACATCCATTCCCCGGCTAACTGTCTCCCTTCTTCCGGATGGGCGATCCTGTCCCACAAGGTCGTCTCCCTTCCCCTCAACGGAAGAGGGCTTCCTCCGGTCGACGTCAACTACAACGTGATTCAGAAAGGTCTGGAGAAACAGCTTGTCCTCTACTGGTACCAGGAACGGGGCCACATTTTTGCCAACGAATACCGGGGGCGGGTTTATCTGATTGAAGACGCCCTCCTCCTGCACCGGACAGATGGGGCTCTCGTCCGCGTCTCCATGCCGGTCACGCATTCGGTTGAAGAGACCTTTAAGAAGGAAGCCCGCTTTCTGGAAAATCTGTCCCCGCTTCTGGGCCGCTACATTCCGGGCTCGTCCCGTCCGGTCGAAGTGGCTGCCCGATCCGGACAGGTCAACCTTGCGGGAGGAGACCACCCATGA
- a CDS encoding DUF4091 domain-containing protein — MSIFKSKLTWFLLGMASGVLAVGAGGFLVLSSPTLRTHLKNTVKKLMKVHQTVAAIKTLEAKSKDLLHPGLVVPDNFLHYPFPGTRVEKNGDLTTWIAPLSDRIQLQDVPPGTLIGKPGSSSPIHLIGLRGEVLSFQLVLRSSKRIPDLHAELSTESDPKAFSCITTHRFLEHYEHFTASDVKYGPIHPHDIPDPLIPFRDPYTPGRIIVADIPLTPDANQPVWIDVAYAMNCAPGTYTGVLTVRSGEQILRKTPVNFEVLSPVLPEHAPISRWMELYVSRFYGGLVKGGLPTSNLEFQQMYRRAFVLAHAYGFSTNDSGGIQPDIRWDWKTGTPTSVDWSAYDQLYGPMLSGELTGSPPNTWSLPIGTWSLGVGMWGGFAVLGGHPSPISDWKGVPDIATQNLAKLIVRHWKEKGWPIDQTFAYIADEPVHKLYYYADTYKLIAKDADSLHKGSPHIHVMVTDVPYITYKNQVGHNKLIMVGKVNIWAGASAQFIPSRMQARQKEGDQVWFYQAGGPPFIGQNDLYSLGPGFRMWFWTAWKYHVNGVFYWADTFWNDTKENMNPYVNQGLGDGTILYPGTELHFIGFPDIQGPIPSIRMAQWRRGYEDYRYLTYLKHINKEKEADRVVNELVIHALDDGGYLPYWRSPLWQKPGDWSHNPQDWHRERIRMAREIAAVPEN, encoded by the coding sequence ATGTCGATTTTTAAAAGCAAGCTGACCTGGTTTCTCCTGGGCATGGCGAGCGGGGTTCTGGCTGTCGGGGCCGGAGGATTCCTGGTTCTCTCCTCCCCGACTCTCCGGACCCACCTGAAGAACACCGTCAAGAAACTGATGAAGGTACACCAGACCGTTGCCGCCATCAAAACTCTGGAAGCCAAAAGCAAAGACCTGCTCCATCCGGGACTCGTTGTTCCGGACAACTTTCTGCACTACCCCTTCCCGGGAACCCGGGTGGAAAAAAACGGGGATCTCACGACCTGGATCGCCCCCCTGTCCGACCGTATCCAGCTCCAGGATGTTCCACCCGGTACTCTGATCGGAAAGCCCGGCAGCTCTTCCCCAATCCATCTGATCGGTCTTCGGGGAGAGGTGCTCTCCTTTCAGCTCGTCTTGCGGTCTTCCAAAAGGATTCCCGATCTTCATGCAGAACTGTCGACTGAATCCGACCCAAAAGCGTTTTCCTGCATCACGACACACCGATTTCTGGAGCATTACGAGCATTTTACGGCAAGCGACGTCAAGTACGGACCGATCCATCCGCACGACATTCCGGATCCCCTGATTCCGTTCCGGGACCCTTACACGCCCGGGCGCATCATCGTGGCCGACATTCCATTAACGCCCGACGCAAACCAGCCGGTCTGGATCGATGTCGCCTATGCGATGAACTGCGCTCCCGGAACCTATACGGGCGTCCTGACGGTTCGCTCCGGAGAGCAGATCTTGCGAAAAACCCCGGTGAATTTTGAGGTTCTCTCACCGGTTCTTCCGGAGCACGCTCCCATTTCCCGATGGATGGAACTGTATGTGAGCCGTTTCTACGGGGGACTGGTCAAGGGGGGACTCCCCACTTCCAACCTGGAGTTCCAGCAGATGTATCGGAGGGCATTCGTCCTCGCGCATGCCTATGGTTTTTCCACCAACGATTCGGGCGGGATTCAACCGGATATCCGGTGGGACTGGAAAACCGGAACCCCCACTTCGGTGGACTGGTCGGCCTATGACCAGCTGTATGGACCGATGTTGTCCGGCGAACTGACCGGCTCGCCTCCCAACACCTGGAGTCTTCCGATCGGCACCTGGTCGCTTGGAGTCGGAATGTGGGGAGGATTTGCCGTTCTGGGGGGACATCCATCCCCCATTTCTGACTGGAAAGGTGTTCCCGACATCGCCACCCAAAATCTGGCCAAACTGATTGTCCGGCACTGGAAAGAAAAAGGTTGGCCCATCGATCAGACATTCGCCTATATCGCGGACGAACCCGTTCACAAACTTTATTACTATGCCGATACCTACAAGCTGATCGCAAAAGATGCGGATTCGCTGCACAAGGGATCGCCCCATATCCATGTGATGGTCACGGACGTCCCCTATATCACGTATAAAAACCAGGTCGGCCACAACAAACTCATCATGGTCGGTAAAGTGAACATCTGGGCCGGGGCTTCCGCACAATTCATTCCCTCCCGTATGCAAGCCCGTCAGAAAGAAGGGGACCAGGTGTGGTTCTATCAGGCGGGGGGACCTCCTTTTATCGGACAAAACGACCTTTACTCACTCGGGCCAGGATTTCGGATGTGGTTCTGGACCGCCTGGAAATATCACGTCAATGGGGTGTTCTACTGGGCGGATACGTTCTGGAACGACACCAAGGAAAACATGAACCCTTACGTCAATCAGGGACTGGGGGACGGAACGATCCTGTATCCCGGAACGGAGCTTCACTTTATTGGCTTCCCGGATATCCAGGGACCTATCCCATCGATTCGCATGGCCCAGTGGCGCAGGGGGTATGAAGACTACCGATACCTGACATATCTAAAACACATCAACAAGGAAAAGGAAGCGGACCGGGTTGTCAATGAGCTCGTCATTCACGCCCTGGATGACGGTGGATACCTCCCCTACTGGAGATCTCCGCTTTGGCAAAAACCGGGAGACTGGAGCCACAACCCCCAGGACTGGCATAGGGAACGGATCAGGATGGCGCGGGAGATTGCCGCGGTTCCGGAAAACTAG
- a CDS encoding sigma-54-dependent transcriptional regulator encodes MTHDAPEALSFQPSILIVDDDPVVLKQMTWLFKGEYPVLTADSASSAIEIFVREKPPVAILDLSLGKDAGQDGIDLLRFFAEADPHFHGIILSGSIDRPRALEAVRLGAYDLLDKSVDPEELKRVVGRACNRALLSRTPVQTKEIAPSAEESNPFPGIVTKNPGMREMLRILQKISATDVSVLVTGESGTGKELFARAIHERSPRKNGPFVAINCGAIPESLLESELFGHEKGAFTGATESRAGKFEAAHHGTLFLDEVAELQIELQVKLLRVLQDKIVERVGSRNGKQLDVRIIAATNQPLKELMARGRFREDLYYRLSVMSFHLPPLRERGEDVLLLAQHFLSKFRTEYNKPQVIDFNRECLDVIRKHDWPGNIRELENRIQRAVIIAGGKWVTREDLDIGLDSRNHGGNTLSMNLSGAREEAEKRMLVEAFEQARGNISHVARMIGTSRPTVHALIKKHGLSPKEFKE; translated from the coding sequence ATGACACACGATGCCCCCGAAGCCCTTTCCTTCCAGCCATCGATTCTGATTGTGGACGACGATCCGGTCGTTCTGAAGCAGATGACGTGGCTGTTCAAGGGAGAGTATCCCGTCCTGACCGCCGACAGTGCTTCTTCCGCCATCGAGATCTTTGTCCGGGAAAAACCGCCGGTCGCGATCCTCGATCTGTCCCTCGGTAAGGACGCAGGGCAGGACGGCATCGATCTGCTCCGCTTTTTTGCCGAAGCCGACCCGCATTTTCACGGGATTATCCTGAGCGGATCCATCGACCGGCCCCGGGCGCTGGAGGCGGTTCGCCTCGGCGCCTACGACCTTCTCGACAAATCGGTCGACCCCGAAGAACTGAAACGGGTCGTGGGGAGAGCCTGCAACCGTGCCCTTCTCTCCAGAACACCGGTTCAAACAAAAGAGATAGCCCCTTCTGCCGAAGAGTCCAATCCGTTTCCGGGTATCGTCACCAAAAATCCCGGCATGCGGGAGATGCTCCGGATCCTGCAGAAGATCAGCGCCACGGATGTATCGGTTCTGGTCACGGGGGAAAGCGGCACCGGGAAAGAGTTGTTCGCCCGGGCCATCCATGAACGAAGCCCCCGCAAGAACGGGCCGTTCGTCGCCATCAATTGCGGCGCCATTCCGGAAAGTCTTCTCGAAAGCGAGCTTTTCGGTCACGAAAAGGGGGCGTTTACGGGAGCGACCGAAAGCCGGGCCGGAAAATTCGAAGCCGCCCATCATGGAACGCTGTTTCTGGATGAAGTGGCCGAACTTCAGATCGAGCTTCAGGTGAAACTTTTGCGGGTTCTGCAGGACAAGATCGTCGAACGCGTCGGAAGCCGCAACGGGAAGCAGCTCGACGTGCGGATCATCGCCGCCACCAACCAGCCCCTGAAAGAATTGATGGCCCGGGGACGATTCCGGGAAGACCTCTATTACCGTCTATCCGTCATGAGCTTCCACCTCCCGCCCCTTCGGGAGCGGGGAGAGGACGTTCTTCTTCTGGCCCAGCATTTCCTGTCGAAGTTCCGGACGGAATATAACAAACCCCAGGTGATCGATTTCAACAGGGAGTGTCTGGACGTCATCCGGAAACACGACTGGCCCGGTAACATCCGGGAACTTGAAAACCGGATCCAGCGGGCCGTGATCATCGCCGGCGGGAAATGGGTCACCCGGGAAGATCTTGATATCGGGCTCGACTCCAGAAACCATGGAGGCAACACGCTTTCCATGAATCTCTCAGGAGCCAGGGAAGAGGCGGAAAAACGGATGCTGGTCGAAGCGTTCGAACAGGCCCGGGGCAACATCAGCCATGTGGCCCGCATGATCGGCACCAGCCGGCCCACGGTCCACGCCCTGATCAAGAAGCACGGACTGAGCCCGAAGGAGTTCAAGGAATAA